The genomic interval ggacaaatggacactcttctgaaatatgactcatatttaagcacgttgaataagtgaaAGGCGACTTCTTAGCCCCCACAAGTTATgttcatggatttataactcacaaaggttcaagtcgctccactgtcacatctcatctatgtgcgtggtggagttctgatgaggtctctctctctctctctctctctctctctctccaaaataagagctttacattgcaccccattggtgtttagaactgggttcttagttGGGGGCTAAGGgctttgaaagtagcgaccgttcgtagagagagacagagcggagcagcggacagagaagcggctgtaggctcaacacactcacaacaccatattacgagGAAATACGTACGGAAGAAAACCGTGGCATTTTTATGCGGCCGTTTttatccctttgcacaacaggaatttatgtattcattaaaaaaaatacacaaaaagggcacttttaatacgaggcaaaaagggcaggggctcgaGCACcctttgggccttatgtgtgcacttACCTCACTTGTGTACTGGTATAATTTGAACCAGCTCAACATAGCATGAGACATGCAATCTTATGTTCTGAAGATGATGGTGATAAAGGTGTTGTTGTGCCTCAGCAGTTCAATACTTTGTCCACTAGATGTCAGGATGTGCATAAAGGCCATCCTGTCTAAATGAAAGAAGCCTTTAGAGGCACAGTGCAAGCTTTAGTGCAAAACTATGAAGAATACATCAACAAAAACAGCCATTACAAGTTAAGACCTGCTTTCTCCAACTAACATTGGAACACAGCAAGAATCAGATCCCAAATATATGGAGAATGTTGATCCTGGTTTTATTGCATCATGCTATGTTTCTGTGTGCTGGACACATGGTCGGGGAACTAAGgtgctgagggggctgcagcactcCCTAAAATGAGGTtataacatttgccgaatttacaaaaaggcccaaataattaagaatttgccAGAAACAGTACTTCACCAAGTCTATAAAGATTCtccaaactcaacaactcactaaattgatCGATTTTAAAAGGGGGAATTTATCTCTCTTTATCTGCTTGTCGTTGTTGACTGGAAATGATGTTAGTATTGTTTCAGAGCTTTTACTTTCGTTTCTTGACTGAAACTTAATATAATACATACAACAGCAGCCTCCGTGTGTCTGTCAGCTCCCCGTCACTCTGAGATTAAAGACATAGTATGAACAGGCACTTCTGTACTTAAAGGACTTTTTGTGCCCTCTGACCTCTGTAAGAGAAAGGCAAATCCGGGCACGTCTTTTTTAAAAGCCACTTGTTTTCTTAATTCTCTAACTTCTGTTTTGTTGGGTTTACATCCCTTTTTGCCTCTCATTagctaagctgccaggacactattgtattcctaggaattctttttctgtctttctttcttccgaggaagtcatacttcccaagggcgaaaactcaccaaactttacagaaatgtccggccccatgAAAAATCAATGAGTGGCTTTAAAATGACTTGTTACATGTTGTAACACATCACCTTTGCCTCATGAAGTGTGCCAAATTCTATTGATATGCAAATGAACATGGTTCTAAGTCCGCCCCCATCCGAGCAGCAATACATGCTGACATTTCTTGAGCCATTCTTGATGCACATTGCAGgagcctgtttctctgtttcttaGACGATCTTTGACGATCTCCTGAATTTTCCTCTAAAGCCACTAAGAGGTTGAATTTTGTGGTAGtcaatgtaagagtggcatttttaaacatcagattttctcttatgaagcaaaacacttagagtttaaacaaatcaccaacatttccatgttgtcaagatgcaatttatgtataaTCAGATTTCtgttcaggtaacagaatttatgacattttgaccttttttgaaatctgccttgacaacagctgcctggacagtgacttcctgagtcgacaaatgaagcaaggatgatgatgatgatgacagatcaaaatgtcagatgtcctcaactTGATAtacaagacaattgtcctgatggtggcactacagcaagcatctaaagttcaaaacattgaaaattcataacaaatcaacctgctagaacttcacactttcatcaaactgtagccccaatactaaagaaacttttggacatttaaacctattaaaaactatgaagtccatcactctgtttatttttaaactgtaacATTTATAAAAACCCATCtactcccacaatttttgccaacagtgtatgaaaatgtttgactgtttgactactgtaaacatatacatgcaaattgataaataaatcttcagtGTTCATGGAAAAAATGTCCTCATgttgcaatatgtgtatttttcggatttttgtcttgataactgaattttttacaatggtttcaaatctgccttcacaacagtgaatggcttactcaatttgtgaagccactgttagattgccacttgccaattagctcagagcgatagatgacagtctttgattccagaagttgtgagttcaagcctcaagtggtccaaaatgaacattgttgtcaactgtcttgtcttcctattctcctgtttgttgctcagaattgccaaaatttgccaaaaatagcccggaccgACCCATCGCTGCACAGCAGctataattttatttattgtcttctctgtctctatctccctctttccttttctccttcCTGAAAAGCACATTGTAACATATGTGTTTAAAAGTGCCACTGTATACAGTACATTATGCTCTGATGATCTTCCTGTTCATCACTTTGATGTCAGGAGGGTGTGTTGCTTTTTAAAGATTCACATACTTCCTGTTTTAGAGTGTTTTTACTGAGATTGTTGTCCGTAAAATCTGGTCCTATTCTCTTAAAAAGATGACAAAGACATTTTCAGAATCATATTGTTTCATCTCATCTTTTGAAGCAGTTTTACAGCAAAATGATGACGACTGACATAAAACATTGACAGCATTATAGTGGAAGATGATGCAATGCACTTGTTCAGTTTCAATCTCATATCAAACAATTCACATCAGGGTAGATTGAGTAGTGGGGACGGACGGCTGCACGACAGACTGACGAGCTTGCTGGATCAGTCGTCTGACCCGAGCACgaatgttttcatgtgcatGGAGGTAAACCAGAGGGTTGAGAGCACTGTTCAGACACACAAGGGCACGACTTATCTGACGAGCAATATAGACTCCATTATACCATTTATGGCATATCCCCTGTTTGGTGAGAACTCTTGCCAAGAGGTTGAGGTTTCTGAATACATGATAGGGGATgtaacagacagagaagagaagaatcaAGATGAACATCAACTTTAAACTTCTCTGTTTCAGTACCTTGTCAATAGTATTTGTGCTGCAGAGAACAACAATCACGTGTCCGTAGCAGCCCAGTGTGATGAGGAACGGGATACAAAACCCACTGAGGGTCCATCCAAGATTATATTTCAGGTAATCCTCAACGTAGTCGTTATCCGTGGTATCGAAgcatttttcagtgttgtttctAGATGCCTTGGTGAAGAACATGTCTGGAAGACTTTGAACACTCACCAACAGCCAGACTATGACCGAGATCATCACAGAATGGGTGACAGTTATTCTTCCCATCGCTCTCATTGGATGAACAATGGCCAGGTATCTGTACACACTTATACAAGTCAGGAATCCAATGCTGCCATACAGATTCACATTGAAGCAGAATCTTGTTATCTTGCAGAATGTTTCTCCAAAGATCCATTTACTCTTCATGAAGTAGTACACCACCAAAAATGGGAGTGTGAGCAGGTACAAAACATCTGTAAGTCCAAGGTTGAGAACAAACACGTTGACGTTACCCAACTTGTTCCAGTTGTGCAGCAAAGACTTCAGTCCCCATCCATTAGCCACCAGACCAATGATGAACACTAAGATGTAAACAGGAGGCAAGAATCTGCCTGTAAAGTCAAAGCTGATACGAGGACAAGCGGTTTGATTCATCATCTTCTGGAAAGCAGTACGTACGGTTCCCTTCCTCAGTGAATGTTCTAGTCTTCGCAACAGATAAAAACTGAATCAGAGCATGAGTGCTTTCCAGAAGACTTCCTGTTGTAAGCCCACGCCTCTACACACTACATCGGAGATCTGCACCTGCCATTATTCAGGAAATTACgtcagttggttggtttgtgaatCATTGCAGAGCCTAAGGCAAAGGTTTTCTGTTAGTGGTAAGCATCATGAAACCTCCACCCATCTTATCTCTAATCTGccagatgtaagaaaaacagttttacaCATCCTGTGTAGAGAAATACTttcctgttgttgctgctgcactttgAGCGGATTGAACATATAAATAATTTGCCCCGAACACTGACTTGACATGTACATTTTACACCTATTTCTGTTACATTATTTCGATGTCAACGGTCACATTTAAGGCAAAGTTTTTCTCTAAGTCAGTATGTATAATTTAAAGAACTATAACTATAATTCAGATGTGTGGTTTGTTGCGGGAGACAGAATAACCCATTCGAGATACATTATCTATATAccacattacatttatttagaagTCACCCTTAATTTTGTATATAATAATTGAAACAATGCATAAGTTATATGTCTGAGTCTGtattaatctaatttaaaaaaaatcacacttaGTTACTATTATCAGTCAGTAGTATTTATCATCATTAATAATTaaccctgataatcattaatcattagTGATAGCCAAATTCAATCCAAACTCCCTGTTAATGTTGTATGAAGCACAACAAAATGAACACAATTCTAACCCTGCCCCCATCCGAGCAactgaaatgtgtttgcatTCTTATTACACACTGCAAGAGCCTGTTTCTTTGGCAATCTCCTGAATTTTCCTCTAGAGCCGCTAAGAGGTTAAATTTTATGGTTTAATTGACATTTTTTGACAGCTCTGTGGTGACTTTTTGTACAGACACTGATGTTCTCCTGATGATGGATTGTTATAACTCGATGATCTTTTGACCTTTCCTCTATAGCGCCATCATGTGATCACATTTTCAAAG from Sparus aurata chromosome 7, fSpaAur1.1, whole genome shotgun sequence carries:
- the LOC115584626 gene encoding P2Y purinoceptor 1-like, which encodes MMNQTACPRISFDFTGRFLPPVYILVFIIGLVANGWGLKSLLHNWNKLGNVNVFVLNLGLTDVLYLLTLPFLVVYYFMKSKWIFGETFCKITRFCFNVNLYGSIGFLTCISVYRYLAIVHPMRAMGRITVTHSVMISVIVWLLVSVQSLPDMFFTKASRNNTEKCFDTTDNDYVEDYLKYNLGWTLSGFCIPFLITLGCYGHVIVVLCSTNTIDKVLKQRSLKLMFILILLFSVCYIPYHVFRNLNLLARVLTKQGICHKWYNGVYIARQISRALVCLNSALNPLVYLHAHENIRARVRRLIQQARQSVVQPSVPTTQSTLM